A region from the Pungitius pungitius chromosome 16, fPunPun2.1, whole genome shotgun sequence genome encodes:
- the taf1 gene encoding transcription initiation factor TFIID subunit 1 isoform X3 has protein sequence MSDSDSEEDQDRPFSLTGFLFGNINEDGQLEDDSVLDNESKKHLAGLGSLGLGSLITEITANDEDDQEDSRDNTNVDAAGWVKSTADAVDYSDISEVAEDETKKYRQTMGSLQPSRKTVLDDEDDYDADCEDIDSKLMPPPPPPSLPIAAKKEELSSESPTVGEEGDGIILPSIIAPSSTADKVDFSSSSDSESEPDRPCPGLGDGPPDMLNLPLAGIMQKDAAKALPGVTELFPEFRPGRVLRFLRLFGPGKNMPSVWRSARRKKKRKHRDHQPGTPPPEGEPTEQSQEQKSGWLYEYAPPPPPEQCLSDDEITMMAPVESKFSQTCGDADKEAESRPKVAEWRYGPAQLWYDMLGVSEDGSNFHYGFKLKEEHTGELQQRDTPEEIRDAACEFQRRMNSDNDDSDDGDKEQSALENELFLMVTQLKWEEDIIWNGEDVKHKGTKTQRASLAGWLPSSMTRNANAYNAQQGLTRSNSQLVPPTPPPMPKVSSISGSKREKNSHDSHAFSEEDCPWFSIFPIDNEELVYGRWEDNIIWDDQEMDRMLMPPVLTLDPNDENIILEIPNEKEEMTSHSPSKENKKETAIKKSRILLGKTGVIKDEPQQNMSQPEVKDPWNLSNDEFYYPKQQGLRGTFGGNIIQHSIPALELRQPFFPTHMGPMKLRQFHRPTLKKYSFGPLAQPGPHAVQPLLKHIKKKAKMREQERQAAGGGDMFFMRTPQDLTGKDGDLILAEYSEEYAPLIMQVGLATKIKNYYKRKPGKDPGAPDCKYGETVYCHTSPFLGSLHPGQLLQAFENNLFRAPIYLHKMPQTDFLVLRTRHGYYIRELVDIVVVGQQCPLFEVPGPNSKRANTHIRDFLQVFIYRLFWKSKDRPRRIRMEDIKKAFPSHSESSIRKRLKLCADFKRTGMDSNWWVLKPDFRLPTEEEIRAMVSPEQCCAYYSMLVAEQRLKDAGYGEKSFFAPEEENEEDFQMKIDDEVRTAPWNTSRAFISAMKGKCLLEVTGVADPTGCGEGFSYVKVPNKPTQQKDDKEPQPAKKTVTGTDADLRRLSLKNAKQLLRKFGVPEEEIKKLSRWEVIDVVRTMSTEQARSGEGPMSKFARGSRFSVAEHQERYKEECQRIFDLQNKVLESTEVLSTDTDSSSAEDSDFEEMGKNIENMLQNKKTSSQLSREREEQERKELQRMLMGEESDRDHKGRKERRKGLSSSLSTGSHKDDDTSSVTSLNSSATGRRLKIYRTFRDEDGKEYVRCETVRKASVIDAYTRIRSTKDDEFIRKFALFDEQHREEMRKERRRIQEQLRRLKRNQEKDKIKGPPEKKAKKVKERPDLKVKLKCGACGAIGHMRTNKFCPLYYQTNAPPSNPVAMTEEQEEELEKTVIHNDNEELIKVEGTKIVLGKQLIESADEVRRKSLVLKFPKQQLPPKKKRRVGNAVHCDYLNKPHKAIHRRRTDPMVTLSSVLESIINDMRDHPNTYPFHTPVNAKVVKDYYKIITRPMDLQTLRENVRKRMYPSREEFREAVEVIVKNSATYNGAKHPITQVAQSMLDLCDAKLKEKEDRLVRLEKAINPLLDDDDQVAFSFILDNIVTQKMMVVPDSWPFHHPVNKKFVPDYYKVIVCPMDLEGIRKYISKHKYQNRDSFLSDVSLIHANSIKYNGPESPYTKTALDIVNVCKQTLSEYDEHLTQLEKDISTAKEAALDAADLDGLDPMTSGPYTPQGRHGRRPGEEESDVDIEGFEEEEEDDDGKPKTPAPAEDADGDLEDEDDEEDMLLPPRRRMHDQEEEEEEEDGMSNRPPQASVLYQDLLMSDGEDDASEEEGDNPFSSIQLSESGSDSDRELDVRPAPPHRAQETARMGMEQDESMMSYEEGPEPHMEDSNVSYGSYEETGSQSQLQPISLGNGEDYAISEEEEEDEDDEARRRGPAVLSKLQLSEDEESEEFRSIGGDSDMDSDN, from the exons ATGTCGGACTCAGACAGTGAAGAGGACCAAGATCGCCCTTTCTCTCTGACTGGCTTCCTCTTCGGGAACATCAACGAAGATGGACAGCTGGAGGATGACAGCGTTCTGGACAAT GAGTCCAAAAAGCATTTGGCTGGTTTGGGTTCACTCGGCCTGGGCTCGCTTATCACAGAAATCACTGCCAATGATGAGGATGATCAAGAGGACAGCAGAGACAACACTAACGTTGATGCAGCGG GTTGGGTAAAAAGTACAGCAGATGCAGTTGATTACTCTGACATCAGTGAGGTTGCTGAGGATGAGACAAAGAAGTACCGTCAGACCATGGGGTCTTTGCAGCCAAGCAGGAAAACAG TCCTAGATGATGAGGATGACTATGATGCTGACTGTGAGGATATTGATTCAAAGCTTATGCCTCCTCCGCCACCACCAAGTCTTCCTATAGCTGCTAAGAAAGAGGAACTCTCCTCAGAGAGCCCAACCG TTGGGGAAGAGGGTGATGGCATTATCCTGCCCTCCATCATTGCACCATCCTCTACAGCTGATAAGGTTGACTTCAGCAGCTCGTCGGACTCTGAGTCAGAACCTGACCGACCCTGCCCGGGCCTGGGGGATGGCCCCCCAGATATGCTCAACCTTCCTCTTGCGGGCATCATGCAGAAAGATGCTGCCAAAGCACTGCCAGGTGTTACAGAGCTATTCCCAGAGTTCAGGCCTGGAAGG GTCCTCCGATTTTTGCGGCTGTTTGGTCCTGGAAAGAACATGCCATCCGTTTGGAGGAGTGCCCGCAGGAAGAAAAAGCGGAAGCACCGCGACCATCAACCTGGGACGCCTCCCCCAGAAGGAGAGCCAACAGAACAAAGCCAGGAGCAGAAGTCTGGATGGCTTTATGAGtatgctcctcctccccccccagagCAGTGTCTCTCCGATGACGAG ATAACTATGATGGCTCCGGTAGAATCCAAGTTCTCACAAACCTGTGGCGATGCGGACAAGGAGGCAGAGTCTCGACCCAAAGTAGCAGAATGGAGATATGGTCCAGCCCAGCTCTGGTACGACATGCTAGGCGTCTCAGAGGATGGAAGCAACTTCCACTACGGCTTCAAGCTGAAAGAAGAGCATACCGGTGAGCTTCAGCAGCGGGACACGCCTGAAGAAATAAGAGACGCTGCTTGTGAG TTTCAGAGGCGGATGAATAGCGATAACGATGACAGTGATGATGGAGATAAGGAACAATCAGCCCTCGAGAATGAGCTCTTCCTGATGGTCACTCAGCTGAAATGGGAGGAAGATATCATCTGGAATGGGGAGGACGTAAAACACAAGGGCACAAAGACTCAGCGGGCCAGCCTGGCAGGATGGCTTCCTTCTAGCATGACCCGCAATGCCAATGCTTACAATGCACAGCAGG GTCTCACAAGAAGTAATTCTCAGTTGGTGCCACCCACGCCTCCACCCATGCCCAAAGTGTCTTCCATCTCCGGCTCCAAGCGGGAAAAAAACAGCCATGATAGTCACG CTTTTTCGGAAGAAGACTGTCCTTGGTTCTCCATTTTCCCAATCGACAACGAGGAGTTAGTGTATGGACGCTGGGAAGATAACATTATCTGGGATGACCAGGAGATGGATCGCATGCTCATGCCACCTGTTCTCACACTGGATCCCAATGATGAAAATATCATTCTAG AAATCCCTAATGAAAAGGAGGAGATGACTTCCCACTCCCCATCAAAAGAGAATAAGAAGGAAACGGCAATCAAAAAGAGCCGCATCCTGCTGGGGAAGACTGGGGTGATAAAAGATGAGCCACAGCAG AACATGTCGCAGCCTGAAGTGAAGGACCCCTGGAATCTCTCCAATGATGAGTTTTACTATCCTAAACAGCAGGGTCTGAGGGGAACGTTTGGTGGAAACATCATTCAG CACTCAATCCCGGCACTGGAGCTGAGGCAGCCTTTTTTCCCCACTCACATGGGGCCCATGAAATTACGGCAGTTTCATCGACCGACTCTGAAAAAGTACTCCTTTGGACCTTTGGCTCAACCAGGGCCCCACGCTGTCCAGCCACTGCTCAAACACATTAAGAAGAAGGCCAAG aTGCGAGAGCAGGAGCGCCaagcagcgggaggaggagacatGTTCTTCATGCGAACCCCACAGGACTTGACAGGAAAAGATGGAGATCTGATCCTGGCGGAGTACAGTGAAGAATACGCCCCTCTCATCATGCAAGTTGGCTTGGCCACTAAGATCAAAAACTACTACAAAAGG AAACCTGGAAAGGATCCTGGAGCACCCGACTGTAAGTATGGAGAGACAGTGTACTGCCACACGTCCCCGTTCCTGGGTTCTCTTCATCCTGGACAACTGCTTCAG GCATTTGAAAACAACCTCTTCCGTGCTCCAATCTACCTGCACAAAATGCCACAGACTGATTTCTTGGTCCTACGAACGCGACACGGCTACTACATCAGAGAGCTAGTGGACATAGTTGTAGTGGGTCAGCAGTGTCCGTTATTTGAGGTTCCAGGGCCCAACTCCAAACGAGCCAACACTCATATCAGAGACTTCCtacag GTGTTCATCTACCGATTGTTCTGGAAGAGCAAGGATCGTCCGCGGCGAATTCGCATGGAGGACATAAAGAAAGCTTTTCCCTCCCACTCTGAGAGCAGCATCAGGAAACGACTAAAACTCTGTGCAGACTTTAAGCGCACAG GTATGGACTCTAACTGGTGGGTGCTGAAGCCGGACTTCAGATtgcccacagaggaggagatcaGGGCCATGGTGTCTCCTGAGCAGTGCTGCGCTTACTACAGCATGCTGGTGGCAGAGCAGAGACTAAAG gATGCTGGATATGGTGAGAAGTCCTTCTTtgctccagaggaggagaacgaAGAAGACTTTCAGATGAAGATTGACGACGAG GTACGGACAGCGCCTTGGAACACCTCCAGAGCCTTCATTTCTGCCATGAAGGGGAAATGCCTTTTGGAGGTTACCGGCGTGGCGGACCCTACAGGCTGTGGAGAGGGTTTCTCCTACGTCAAAGTGCCCAACAAACCTACCCAACAGAAG GATGACAAAGAGCCGCAGCCTGCCAAGAAGACCGTAACTGGGACGGACGCTGACCTGAGGAGACTCTCGCTGAAGAACGCCAAGCAGCTGCTGCGCAAGTTTGGTGTTCCAGAGGAAGAG ATCAAGAAGCTCTCCCGCTGGGAGGTGATTGACGTGGTGAGGACCATGTCCACCGAGCAGGCGCGTTCAGGCGAGGGACCCATGAGCAAGTTTGCCCGAGGCTCTCGTTTCTCCGTTGCGGAGCACCAGGAGCGCTACAAGGAAGAGTGCCAAAGGATCTTTGACCTGCAGAACAA AGTGCTGGAGTCGACTGAGGTGCTCTCCACGGACACAGACAGCAGCTCAGCGGAGGACAGTGACTTTGAGGAGATGGGGAAGAACATTGAGAACATGCTGCAGAACAAGAAGACCAGCTCCCAGCTTtcccgagagagagaggagcaggagaggaaggagctgCAAAGGATGTTGATGGGCGAGGAGAGCGATCGTGACCACAAGGGGCGGAAGGAGCGGCGGAAAGGCTTGT CCAGCTCATTATCCACCGGCTCCCACAAAGACGACGACACGTCATCAGTCACCAGCCTAAACTCTTCGGCCACAGGACGGCGTCTCAAGATCTATCGCACCTTCAGGGATGAGGACGGCAAGGAATATGTCCGATGTGAGACCGTGCGGAAGGCTTCCGTCATTGACGCCTACACCAGGATCCGAAGCACCAAGGACGACGAATTCAT ACGAAAGTTTGCCCTCTTTGATGAGCAGCACAGAGAAGAGATGAGGAAGGAGCGCCGGCGTATTCAGGAGCAGCTGAGGAGGCTAAAGAGGAACCAAGAGAAAGATAAGATCAAGGGACCCCCAGAGAAGAAGGCCAAAAAGGTGAAAGAGAGGCCGGACCTCAAAGTAAAA TTGAAGTGCGGCGCATGTGGAGCCATTGGACACATGCGAACCAACAAGTTCTGCCCGCTGTACTATCAGACCAACGCCCCACCTTCCAACCCAGTCGCCATgactgaggagcaggaggaggagctggaaaaGACCGTCATCCACAACGACAACGAGGAACTGATCAAGGTGGAGGGCACCAAGATCGTGCTGGGCAAGCAGCTCATTGAGAG TGCGGATGAGGTGCGCAGAAAATCTTTAGTGCTCAAGTTCCCCAAGCAACAGCTGCCACCCAAGAAGAAGAGACGCGTAGGCAACGCTGTGCACTGCGACTACCTCAAT AAACCACACAAGGCCATCCACCGCAGGCGCACTGACCCCATGGTGACCTTGTCCTCCGTGCTAGAGAGCATCATCAATGACATGCGGGATCACCCGAAC ACATATCCGTTCCACACCCCAGTGAATGCCAAGGTTGTGAAGGACTACTATAAGATCATCACGCGGCCAATGGACCTGCAGACGCTGAGGGAGAACGTACGTAAGCGGATGTACCCGTCGAGGGAGGAGTTCCGTGAAGCGGTTGAAGTTATCGTCAAGAACAGTGCCACCTACAACG GGGCTAAACATCCAATAACACAGGTAGCACAGTCCATGCTGGACCTGTGTGACGCTAAACTGAAAGAG aaGGAGGACAGGCTGGTGAGGCTGGAGAAAGCCATCAACCCCTTGCTGGATGATGACGATCAGGTGGCCTTCTCCTTCATCCTTGACAACATCGTGACCCAGAAAATGATGGTTGTTCCCGAT TCATGGCCCTTTCACCATCCTGTCAACAAAAAGTTTGTGCCCGATTATTATAAGGTGATCGTATGCCCCATGGATCTGGAGGGCATCCGCAAG TACATCTCCAAACACAAATACCAGAATCGAGATTCGTTCCTGTCAGACGTCAGTCTCATACACGCCAACAGCATCAAGTACAACG GCCCAGAAAGTCCTTACACCAAAACAGCTCTGGATATTGTCAATGTGTGCAAGCAAACCTTGTCAGAG TATGATGAGCACCTGACCCAGCTGGAGAAGGACATCTCTACGGCTAAAGAGGCAGCTCTGGATGCAGCCGACTTGGATGGCCTGGATCCAATGACCTCCGGGCCCTACACACCGCAG GGTCGCCACGGCAGAAGACCCGGGGAGGAAGAGTCAGATGTGGACATTGAaggctttgaggaggaggaggaggatgatgatggcaAACCCAAAACTCCTGCTCCT GCAGAGGATGCAGATGGAGACCTAGAGGacgaagatgatgaagaggacaTGTTGCTGCCGCCTCGCAGACGGATGcacgaccaggaggaggaggaagaggaggaagatggaatGTCTAACCGTCCACCCCAAGCCAGCGTGCTGTACCAGGATCTCCTCATGTCTGATGGAGAGGATGATGCCAGTGAAGAGGAGGGCGACAACCCTTTCTCCT CCATACAGCTGTCGGAGAGCGGGAGCGACTCTGACAGAGAATTGGATGTGCGACCTGCACCTCCACACCGAGCGCAGGAGACGGCCCGCATGGGGATGGAGCAAGACGAGAGTATGATGTCATATGAAGAAGGGCCTGAGCCTCACATGGAAGACAGCAACGTCAG TTACGGCAGCTATGAGGAGACGGGGAGCCAGAGTCAGTTGCAGCCCATTAGCTTGGGAAACGGAGAAGACTACGCCATtagcgaagaggaggaggaagatgaggatgatgaagcACGGAGGAGAGGCCCAGCGGTTCTGTCCAAGCTCCAGCTCAGCGAAGACGAGGAGAGTGAGGAATTCCGATCCATAGGGGGAGACAGCGATATGGACTCGGACAACTAG